A segment of the Plasmodium cynomolgi strain B DNA, scaffold: 0146, whole genome shotgun sequence genome:
TCATTctctaaaatatatattacgcattctatatatatgtagtagTTTTAAATATAGTATATAGTAATTTACgagaataaattattaataatcaTTCCATTGccttttatattaatatcaTAAACATTAAAAAGCATAATATGTACAACTATAGATTTACAtctgttgttttttaaatatttatacgAGTAAATACATGAAATATATCATATTAATAAACGCAAATGAGAAATGATATAGaagatattattaaaaagttatggaaggatgatgaaaaatgttcgttttttttaacattattgttttaatacattttaacAATACAATACCATTCATTATGCTTAagacaaattaaaaattatatgaaaaataacatacatatatattaattttaaatttattttcaggATGACATTAACTATAAGCCCCAACTAGCTAATTTTATGATATGCTTGATGAGGATAGGTTTTCACGGAATACTTCTGATAAAAGTGAATGTTCTAAAAGTGATCCTATGGAAGAACTTTCATGTAAACtagaaaatatatcaaaaaattggcaaaatatATGCTCAGAATATAATAGTATATGTAATACTAAGTTATGTGAATATTTGGTATATTGGTTTTATGgtaaaatgtataataataacaaatttaCACTTCCTATTATGATTTCACTTTATCGTGATTTGCTGAGCTTATGGAGAAATAGTTCTTGTTGTGCAAAGAACAGTGATAATCGatgtattaaaaatgtaataatagAATTCGATAAGGAGTTGCTGAGAAATAAGaaagaattatatgatttttcaGAATATTATGATTATGTGAGAAATAAATTGTCCACT
Coding sequences within it:
- a CDS encoding hypothetical protein (putative), which gives rise to MEELSCKLENISKNWQNICSEYNSICNTKLCEYLVYWFYGKMYNNNKFTLPIMISLYRDLLSLWRNSSCCAKNSDNRCIKNVIIEFDKELLRNKKELYDFSEYYDYVRNKLSTEMQNNKEYCEYTKYIFKLYNKLNEKYKERGLPHKNKKELTFFK